In one window of Streptomyces sp. NBC_01224 DNA:
- a CDS encoding ABC transporter permease — translation MPEQTPDEAISSAGAGGVMDLALEEGATLEKTPGGPEGTGPAEKPRSLWSDAWRDLRRNPVFIISALIILFLVIISIWPSLIADQDPLNCNLGKAQEGSQPGHPFGFDGQGCDVYTRTVYGARNSVTVGVCSTLGVTLLGSLLGGLAGFYGGLSDSFLSRITDIFFGIPVVLGGLVFLSVVPSSTVWPVIGFIVLLGWPQIARIARGSVITAKQNDYVQAARALGASNSRMMLRHIAPNAVAPVIVVATIALGTYIALEATLSFLGVGLKPPAVSWGIDISAAANYIRNAPHMLLWPAGALAITVLAFIMLGDAVRDALDPKLR, via the coding sequence ATGCCTGAGCAGACACCGGACGAGGCGATCTCGTCGGCCGGAGCGGGAGGCGTGATGGACCTCGCCCTGGAGGAGGGTGCGACCCTCGAAAAGACACCGGGCGGCCCCGAAGGCACCGGCCCCGCCGAGAAGCCGCGCAGTCTGTGGTCCGACGCCTGGCGGGACCTGCGCCGCAACCCGGTCTTCATCATCTCCGCCCTGATCATCCTCTTCCTGGTGATCATCTCGATCTGGCCGTCACTGATCGCGGACCAGGACCCACTCAACTGCAACCTGGGCAAGGCCCAGGAGGGCTCACAGCCCGGCCACCCCTTCGGCTTCGACGGGCAGGGCTGCGACGTCTACACCCGGACCGTCTACGGGGCCAGGAACTCGGTGACCGTGGGCGTCTGCTCCACCCTGGGCGTCACCCTGCTCGGCAGCCTCCTCGGCGGCCTTGCCGGCTTCTACGGCGGCCTGTCGGATTCGTTCCTCTCCCGTATCACCGACATCTTCTTCGGCATCCCGGTGGTCCTCGGCGGACTGGTCTTCCTCTCCGTGGTGCCGAGCTCCACCGTCTGGCCGGTGATCGGCTTCATCGTGCTGCTGGGCTGGCCGCAGATCGCCCGTATCGCACGTGGCTCGGTCATCACCGCCAAGCAGAACGACTACGTCCAGGCGGCCCGCGCGCTCGGCGCCTCCAACTCCCGGATGATGCTGCGCCACATCGCGCCCAACGCGGTCGCCCCCGTGATCGTCGTCGCGACCATCGCCCTGGGTACGTACATCGCTCTGGAGGCGACTCTCTCGTTCCTCGGCGTCGGCCTGAAACCGCCTGCCGTCTCCTGGGGCATCGACATCTCCGCCGCGGCCAACTACATCCGCAACGCCCCGCACATGCTGCTCTGGCCCGCCGGAGCGCTGGCGATCACCGTGCTCGCGTTCATCATGCTCGGCGACGCGGTGCGCGACGCCCTCGACCCCAAGCTGCGCTGA
- a CDS encoding ABC transporter ATP-binding protein translates to MVKAVDGLSFDVEKGKTLGIVGESGSGKSVTNLTILGLHHPDHTEIEGEILLDGQDLLAASERELERLRGNKMAMIFQDALASLSPYHTIGKQIGETFRKHTGASKRDARARAVEMLTKVGIPQPDLRVDDYPHQFSGGMRQRAMIAMALVCNPALLIADEPTTALDVTVQAQIMDLLKDLQQETGTSIIFITHDLGVIADIADDVLVMYGGRCVERGTKKEVLRAPQHPYTWGLLGSMPSLEGPVDVPLSPIPGSPPSLLNPPTGCRFHPRCTFTEQVGGNRCATDQPPLELVAGRGAACHLTAEQRTEFFADFAGTRPN, encoded by the coding sequence ATGGTCAAGGCCGTCGACGGGCTGTCCTTCGATGTGGAGAAGGGCAAGACCCTCGGCATCGTCGGTGAGTCCGGCTCCGGCAAGTCCGTCACCAACCTGACGATCCTCGGCCTGCACCACCCCGACCACACCGAGATCGAGGGCGAGATCCTGCTCGACGGCCAGGATCTGCTGGCCGCCTCGGAGCGGGAGCTGGAGCGGCTGCGCGGCAACAAGATGGCCATGATCTTCCAGGACGCCCTGGCCTCGCTCTCGCCGTACCACACCATCGGAAAGCAGATCGGCGAGACGTTCCGCAAGCACACCGGTGCCTCCAAACGGGACGCCCGGGCCCGGGCTGTCGAGATGCTCACCAAGGTGGGCATTCCCCAGCCCGATCTACGGGTGGACGACTACCCGCACCAGTTCTCCGGCGGTATGCGCCAGCGCGCGATGATCGCCATGGCGCTGGTCTGCAACCCGGCGTTGCTGATCGCGGACGAGCCGACGACCGCACTGGACGTCACCGTGCAGGCCCAGATCATGGACCTGCTCAAGGACCTCCAGCAGGAGACCGGCACCTCGATCATCTTCATCACCCACGACCTCGGTGTCATCGCCGACATCGCGGACGACGTGCTGGTGATGTACGGCGGCCGGTGCGTGGAGCGCGGCACCAAGAAGGAGGTGCTGCGGGCGCCCCAGCACCCGTACACCTGGGGTCTGCTGGGGTCCATGCCGAGCCTCGAAGGGCCGGTCGACGTGCCGCTGTCGCCGATCCCCGGTTCCCCGCCGAGCCTGCTCAACCCGCCGACCGGCTGCCGCTTCCACCCGCGGTGCACGTTCACCGAGCAGGTCGGCGGCAACCGCTGTGCGACCGACCAGCCGCCGCTGGAACTGGTGGCCGGGCGCGGGGCCGCCTGTCACCTCACCGCGGAGCAGCGCACCGAGTTCTTCGCCGACTTCGCCGGCACCCGGCCCAACTGA
- a CDS encoding ABC transporter substrate-binding protein, whose translation MSLSRRNFVIATSVAAGGSLVLSACSSGDAGGGGSKDTPHAGATEYTGATVKIGTKEDSVGPAPEVPGAKKGGTIYGVSEDDFSHLDPQRIYFAFNSSGAMMFARGLTGYKIDMKGSLTLVGDLATDVGTASADNKTWTFTLKDGIKWEDGSELTVDDVRHGIERAWAPFITEGAAYVQQALTGKGDWRKGYEGPYGGKHLDSIVTDKAKKTITFKLAEARPDFNFTLAMSSYAATPVKLDTKEKYDKQPVSCGPYIVKHRSIDKSMTLTRNKHWDPATDPIRNAYPDSFEFEFGPTSLESTDRFIADQGKDQQMVSIYKSVPAERMQKVLTDPELKKRTFNGLLTGTYYYAINCKRTTDVEVRKALNTAWPLEQIRKIYGGPSAGDYATTILSPDILGREEFDLYGKLKAPQGDAEAAKAILKKAGKLGQKVVYAYPQSPTYDKTAVVIENALKSAGFKPVIKAVDSGSYYDQIQQVDNSFDVMWFGWSPDWPTAYTMIQPLFDSASVGNGQNNVSQAKVDWIDAAIKENVVISDQKKAGAAWAALDKRIMDEVVPIIPETFQRRFYLYGSKVGGAMMDPQFSATLLYKTYVKA comes from the coding sequence ATGTCTCTCTCCCGCAGAAACTTCGTCATCGCCACATCCGTCGCGGCGGGCGGCTCCCTCGTTCTCTCCGCGTGCAGCAGTGGTGACGCGGGCGGAGGCGGCAGCAAGGACACGCCGCACGCGGGCGCCACCGAGTACACGGGTGCCACCGTCAAGATCGGCACCAAGGAAGACTCGGTCGGCCCCGCTCCGGAGGTTCCCGGCGCCAAGAAGGGCGGGACGATCTACGGCGTCTCCGAGGACGACTTCTCGCACCTCGACCCGCAGCGCATCTACTTCGCGTTCAACTCCTCCGGTGCGATGATGTTCGCGCGTGGTCTCACCGGCTACAAGATCGACATGAAGGGTTCCCTGACCCTCGTCGGCGACCTCGCCACCGATGTCGGCACCGCCTCCGCCGACAACAAGACCTGGACCTTCACGCTGAAGGACGGGATCAAGTGGGAGGACGGCAGCGAGCTGACCGTCGACGACGTCCGCCACGGCATCGAGCGCGCCTGGGCGCCGTTCATCACCGAGGGCGCCGCCTATGTCCAGCAGGCGCTCACCGGCAAGGGTGACTGGCGCAAGGGCTACGAGGGTCCGTACGGCGGCAAGCACCTGGACTCGATCGTCACCGACAAGGCGAAGAAGACGATCACCTTCAAGCTGGCCGAAGCCCGCCCGGACTTCAACTTCACGCTGGCCATGAGCTCCTACGCGGCCACCCCGGTGAAGCTGGACACCAAGGAGAAGTACGACAAGCAGCCCGTCTCCTGCGGTCCGTACATCGTCAAGCACCGTTCCATCGACAAGTCGATGACGCTGACACGCAACAAGCACTGGGACCCGGCGACCGACCCGATCCGCAACGCCTACCCGGACAGCTTCGAGTTCGAGTTCGGCCCCACCTCGCTGGAGTCCACTGACCGCTTCATCGCGGACCAGGGCAAGGACCAGCAGATGGTCTCCATCTACAAGTCCGTGCCGGCCGAGCGCATGCAGAAGGTGCTCACCGACCCGGAGCTGAAGAAGCGCACGTTCAACGGTCTGCTCACCGGCACGTACTACTACGCCATCAACTGCAAGCGCACCACCGACGTCGAGGTGCGCAAGGCGCTCAACACCGCCTGGCCGCTGGAGCAGATCCGCAAGATCTACGGTGGCCCCTCCGCGGGCGACTACGCGACCACCATCCTCAGCCCCGACATCCTGGGCCGCGAGGAGTTCGACCTCTACGGCAAGCTGAAGGCGCCCCAGGGCGACGCCGAGGCGGCCAAGGCGATCCTCAAGAAGGCCGGCAAGCTCGGTCAGAAGGTCGTCTACGCCTACCCGCAGAGCCCGACCTACGACAAGACCGCCGTCGTCATCGAGAACGCGCTCAAGAGCGCCGGCTTCAAGCCGGTCATCAAGGCCGTGGACTCGGGCTCCTACTACGACCAGATCCAGCAGGTCGACAACAGCTTCGACGTCATGTGGTTCGGCTGGTCCCCGGACTGGCCGACCGCCTACACGATGATCCAGCCGCTCTTCGACAGCGCCTCCGTCGGCAACGGCCAGAACAACGTCTCCCAGGCGAAGGTCGACTGGATCGACGCAGCCATCAAGGAGAACGTCGTCATCAGCGACCAGAAGAAGGCCGGTGCGGCCTGGGCGGCGCTGGACAAGCGGATCATGGACGAGGTCGTCCCGATCATCCCGGAGACCTTCCAGCGACGCTTCTACCTGTACGGCTCCAAGGTCGGCGGCGCCATGATGGACCCGCAGTTCTCCGCGACGCTGCTCTACAAGACGTACGTCAAGGCCTGA
- a CDS encoding ABC transporter ATP-binding protein has translation MHAEPGSTRVGGEPILEVRDLVKHYPMTQGILIKKQIGAVKAVDGVSFDLAAGETLGIVGESGCGKSTVARMLVHLEQPTAGAIRYKGEDITKLSGRALKAVRRNIQMVFQDPYTSLNPRMTVGDIIGEPYEIHSEVAPKSGRRRKVQDLLDVVGLNPEYINRYPHQFSGGQRQRIGIARGLALNPEIIVADEPVSALDVSVQAQVVNLLDRLQAEFGLSYVFIAHDLSIVRHISDRVGVMYLGRIVEIGTDEQIYDHPTHPYTQALLSAVPVPDPKAREHRERIILHGDVPSPANPPSGCPFRTRCWKAQERCEREVPLLAVPAVFRPADTPAAHDSACHFAEEKQVVPPEGLLETPGETVAGVPQKKADESGQEDTLSPSDAAGQEDGPPPSGSSRAG, from the coding sequence ATGCACGCTGAACCGGGGAGCACCCGTGTGGGCGGCGAACCCATTCTGGAGGTCCGCGATCTGGTCAAGCACTACCCGATGACCCAGGGCATCCTGATCAAGAAGCAGATCGGCGCCGTCAAGGCGGTCGACGGGGTCTCCTTCGACCTGGCGGCGGGCGAGACGCTCGGCATCGTGGGGGAGTCGGGCTGCGGCAAGTCGACCGTGGCCAGGATGCTGGTGCATCTGGAACAGCCGACGGCCGGTGCGATCAGGTACAAGGGCGAGGACATCACCAAACTGTCGGGGCGCGCCCTGAAGGCCGTGCGCCGCAACATCCAGATGGTGTTCCAGGACCCGTACACCTCGCTCAACCCCCGGATGACCGTCGGCGACATCATCGGGGAGCCGTACGAGATCCACTCCGAGGTGGCCCCGAAGAGCGGCCGGCGCAGAAAGGTCCAGGATCTGCTGGACGTCGTCGGACTCAACCCGGAGTACATCAACCGCTATCCGCACCAGTTCTCCGGCGGCCAGCGCCAGCGCATCGGCATCGCCCGCGGGCTGGCCCTGAACCCCGAGATCATCGTCGCCGACGAACCCGTCTCCGCCCTCGACGTCTCCGTACAGGCGCAGGTCGTCAACCTGCTGGACCGGCTCCAGGCGGAGTTCGGGCTGAGTTACGTCTTCATCGCGCACGACCTGTCGATCGTCCGGCACATCTCCGACCGGGTGGGCGTGATGTATCTGGGCCGGATCGTCGAGATCGGCACCGACGAGCAGATCTACGACCACCCCACGCATCCGTACACCCAGGCGCTGCTGTCCGCCGTCCCGGTGCCGGACCCGAAGGCCCGCGAGCACCGGGAACGGATCATCCTGCACGGCGATGTCCCCTCGCCCGCCAACCCGCCCTCCGGCTGCCCGTTCCGCACCCGCTGCTGGAAGGCGCAGGAGCGGTGCGAACGGGAAGTGCCGCTGCTGGCGGTTCCGGCGGTCTTCCGGCCGGCGGACACACCGGCAGCGCACGATTCGGCCTGCCACTTCGCGGAGGAGAAGCAGGTGGTGCCGCCGGAGGGGCTGCTGGAGACGCCGGGGGAGACGGTGGCGGGGGTTCCGCAGAAGAAGGCGGACGAGTCCGGTCAGGAGGACACCCTGAGCCCGTCTGACGCCGCGGGCCAGGAGGACGGACCGCCGCCTTCCGGGAGCAGCCGGGCCGGCTGA
- a CDS encoding ABC transporter permease, protein MLRFLLRRVVGAAVILLIISALVFVLFYTAPRDPARVACGKVCTPETLALVRHNLGIADSIPVQYWHWLQGVFVGREYQSYGHCPAPCLGYSFINREPVFGTIVDRFPTTLSLSVGSAFVFVIFGVGTGMLAAVKQGKLLDKVASSASLVASSLQIYIVGVVAMYFLTDQLHLLDRPSYTPFTENPGAWFSGLLLPWLVLSVIFTANYTRMARSQLVESLSEDYVRTARAKGLSRRTVFFRFAWRGAMGPIVTIFGLDLGVLLGGAIITEKTFSLQGIGALSVKAVNTNDLPTLLGVMMVAAAAIVILNIVIDAVYALIDPRVRLA, encoded by the coding sequence ATGCTGCGCTTTCTTCTCCGCCGCGTCGTCGGCGCCGCGGTCATCCTGCTGATCATCAGCGCCCTAGTCTTCGTTCTCTTCTACACCGCCCCGCGCGACCCCGCCCGGGTGGCCTGCGGCAAGGTCTGCACCCCCGAGACACTCGCGCTGGTACGTCACAACCTGGGGATCGCCGACTCGATACCGGTGCAGTACTGGCATTGGCTGCAGGGAGTCTTCGTCGGCCGCGAATACCAGTCGTACGGACACTGCCCCGCGCCCTGTCTGGGGTACTCGTTCATCAACCGCGAGCCGGTCTTCGGCACCATCGTCGACCGCTTCCCGACCACCCTCTCGCTCTCCGTGGGCAGCGCGTTCGTCTTCGTCATCTTCGGCGTCGGCACCGGCATGCTGGCCGCGGTCAAGCAGGGCAAGCTGCTCGACAAGGTCGCGTCCTCCGCGTCACTTGTTGCCTCCTCGCTGCAGATCTACATCGTCGGCGTGGTCGCCATGTACTTCCTCACCGACCAGCTGCATCTGCTGGACCGGCCGAGCTACACACCGTTCACCGAGAATCCCGGCGCCTGGTTCTCCGGGCTCCTGCTGCCCTGGCTGGTCCTCTCGGTCATCTTCACGGCCAACTACACACGCATGGCCCGGTCGCAGCTGGTGGAGTCGCTCAGCGAGGACTACGTACGGACGGCGCGGGCCAAGGGCCTGTCCCGGCGGACCGTCTTCTTCCGGTTCGCCTGGCGTGGGGCCATGGGTCCGATCGTCACCATCTTCGGCCTCGACCTGGGCGTCCTCCTCGGCGGCGCGATCATCACCGAGAAGACCTTCAGCCTCCAGGGCATCGGGGCGCTCTCGGTCAAGGCCGTCAACACCAACGACCTGCCGACCCTGCTCGGCGTGATGATGGTGGCCGCCGCCGCGATCGTGATCCTCAACATCGTCATCGACGCCGTCTACGCCCTCATCGACCCACGCGTCCGCCTCGCCTAG
- a CDS encoding peptide ABC transporter substrate-binding protein, translating to MRGATQAKWAACAVAVALAATACGGGGSSSGGGGADGIVSSSWGDPQNPLEPANTNEVQGGKVLDMIFRGLKRYDPKTGAATNMLAEKIETKDNQNFTITVKDGWTFSNGEKITAKSFVDAWNYGALLKNNQKNAYFFGYIDGYSKVHPESGSARANTLSGLKLVNDKTFTVKLMQKFSLWPDTLGYPAFAPLPRAFFTDHAAWVSKPIGNGPYTIDKYTKGSSMNLRKWDKYPGDDKAQNGGIDLKVYTDNNTAYTDLTAGNLDLVDDVPAAQLKNVKADLGDRYINTPAGIIQTLAFPFYVKKWDTPGGIKVRQGLSMAINRDQITGQIFQKTRTPASDWTSPVLGVDGGFKKGLCGAPCEYNAANAKKLIQEGGGIPGGRLKISYNADTGSHKEWVDAVCNSINKVMGNNKACVGAPVGTFADFRSQVSQQKLTGAWRAGWQMDYPLIQNFLQPVYYTDASSNDGKWSNKQFDGLVDKANAESDKAKAVSTFQDAERVLVAQMPVIPLWYQNGSAGHSDRITNVSLNQFSVPVYEQIKVK from the coding sequence ATGCGCGGAGCCACACAGGCCAAGTGGGCCGCATGTGCGGTGGCCGTCGCCCTGGCGGCGACGGCATGTGGCGGAGGGGGCAGCAGCAGTGGTGGCGGTGGTGCCGACGGAATCGTGAGCTCCTCCTGGGGGGACCCGCAGAACCCGCTGGAGCCCGCGAACACCAATGAGGTGCAGGGCGGCAAGGTCCTCGACATGATCTTCCGGGGACTCAAGAGGTACGACCCGAAGACCGGCGCGGCCACCAACATGCTCGCCGAGAAGATCGAAACCAAGGACAACCAGAACTTCACGATCACCGTGAAGGACGGCTGGACCTTCAGCAACGGCGAGAAGATCACCGCGAAGTCGTTCGTGGACGCCTGGAACTACGGGGCCCTGCTGAAGAACAATCAGAAGAACGCCTATTTCTTCGGTTATATCGACGGATACAGCAAGGTCCACCCCGAGTCGGGCAGCGCCAGGGCGAATACGCTCTCCGGCCTCAAGCTCGTCAACGACAAGACCTTCACGGTCAAGCTGATGCAGAAGTTCTCCCTCTGGCCCGACACCCTCGGCTACCCGGCCTTCGCCCCGCTGCCCAGGGCCTTCTTCACCGACCACGCCGCCTGGGTGTCCAAGCCGATCGGCAACGGCCCGTACACCATCGACAAGTACACCAAGGGCTCGTCGATGAACCTGCGCAAGTGGGACAAGTACCCCGGGGACGACAAGGCACAGAACGGCGGCATCGACCTCAAGGTCTACACGGACAACAACACCGCCTACACCGACCTGACGGCCGGCAACCTCGACCTCGTCGACGATGTGCCCGCCGCGCAGCTGAAGAACGTCAAGGCGGACCTCGGCGACCGGTACATCAACACCCCGGCCGGCATCATCCAGACGCTCGCCTTCCCCTTCTACGTCAAGAAGTGGGACACCCCCGGCGGCATCAAGGTCCGCCAGGGCCTGTCGATGGCGATCAACCGCGATCAGATCACCGGTCAGATCTTCCAGAAGACCCGCACCCCCGCCTCCGACTGGACCTCCCCGGTCCTCGGCGTGGACGGCGGATTCAAGAAGGGGCTGTGCGGCGCACCCTGCGAATACAACGCGGCGAACGCCAAGAAGCTGATCCAGGAGGGCGGCGGCATCCCCGGCGGCCGGCTCAAGATCTCGTACAACGCGGACACCGGCTCCCACAAGGAGTGGGTCGACGCCGTCTGCAACAGCATCAACAAGGTGATGGGCAACAACAAGGCCTGTGTCGGCGCCCCGGTCGGCACCTTCGCCGACTTCCGCAGTCAGGTCTCCCAGCAGAAGCTGACCGGCGCCTGGCGGGCCGGCTGGCAGATGGACTACCCGCTCATCCAGAACTTCCTGCAGCCGGTGTACTACACCGACGCCTCGTCCAACGACGGCAAGTGGAGCAACAAGCAGTTCGACGGCCTCGTTGACAAGGCCAACGCCGAGTCCGACAAGGCCAAGGCCGTCTCGACCTTCCAGGACGCGGAGAGGGTCCTGGTCGCGCAGATGCCCGTGATCCCGCTCTGGTACCAGAACGGCAGCGCCGGTCACTCGGACCGGATCACCAATGTGTCGCTGAACCAGTTCAGCGTCCCGGTGTACGAGCAGATCAAGGTCAAGTGA
- a CDS encoding ABC transporter permease: MTIPTPNAATPLEDADANTQQAPAPSALKGGDGRSPGKLAWRRFRRDRTGMISAYVVIFFFLVAVCAPLIAKVYGKDPYTTYGQDQEGLLNDFGFPVKPNGGISGDFWFGVEPQLGRDLFTFLVYGIRNSLFIAGITTLLVTVLGIVIGVTAGYLGGKTDYFIGRVIDILLAFPSTLFFIAFWPVLINILVSPEEATPIWLTVTSLILVMTAFGWASIARLLRGEVLALREREFVEAARVTGASPARIIFKELLPNLWTPILIQATLALPMFVTAEAGLAFLGVGLTAKTPDWGVILQRGADVYQDDITFMLFPGVSMVVFVLAFNLLGDSVRDALDPKTKR; encoded by the coding sequence ATGACGATTCCAACCCCGAACGCAGCCACGCCCCTTGAGGACGCGGACGCGAACACGCAGCAGGCGCCGGCCCCTTCGGCCCTCAAGGGCGGCGACGGCCGTTCGCCGGGAAAGCTCGCCTGGCGGCGCTTCAGGCGCGACCGCACCGGCATGATTTCGGCCTATGTGGTCATCTTCTTCTTCCTGGTGGCCGTCTGCGCGCCACTGATAGCCAAGGTGTACGGCAAGGATCCGTACACGACCTACGGCCAGGACCAGGAGGGCCTGCTCAACGACTTCGGCTTTCCGGTCAAGCCCAACGGCGGCATCAGCGGCGACTTCTGGTTCGGCGTCGAACCACAGCTCGGCCGTGACCTCTTCACCTTCCTCGTCTACGGCATCCGCAACTCGCTGTTCATCGCCGGCATCACGACTCTCCTGGTGACTGTCCTCGGCATCGTGATCGGCGTCACCGCGGGATATCTGGGCGGAAAGACCGACTACTTCATCGGCCGGGTCATCGACATCCTGCTGGCGTTCCCCTCGACGCTGTTCTTCATCGCGTTCTGGCCGGTCCTCATCAACATCCTGGTCTCGCCGGAGGAAGCCACCCCTATCTGGCTCACCGTCACCAGCCTCATCCTGGTGATGACCGCGTTCGGCTGGGCGTCCATCGCCCGACTCCTGCGCGGAGAAGTGCTCGCCCTGCGCGAGCGGGAGTTCGTCGAGGCCGCGAGAGTGACCGGCGCTTCGCCGGCGCGGATCATCTTCAAGGAACTGCTGCCCAATCTGTGGACGCCGATCCTCATCCAGGCGACCCTCGCTCTTCCCATGTTCGTGACCGCCGAGGCAGGACTCGCGTTCCTCGGCGTCGGGCTGACGGCGAAGACGCCCGACTGGGGCGTGATCCTTCAACGCGGCGCCGACGTCTACCAGGACGACATCACCTTCATGCTCTTCCCGGGGGTGTCGATGGTGGTCTTCGTCCTCGCCTTCAATCTCCTCGGTGACTCGGTTCGCGACGCTCTCGACCCGAAGACCAAGCGCTGA
- a CDS encoding ABC transporter ATP-binding protein yields the protein MLLEVRDLHVEFHTRDGVAKAVNGVNYSVAEGETLAVLGESGSGKSVTAQAIMGILDMPPGKISGGEILFKDRDLLKMKKEERRKIRGQEMAMIFQDALSSLNPVLSVGEQLGEMFVVHRGMSHRDAKLKAVELMDRVRIPAAKERVGNYPHQFSGGMRQRIMIAMAMALEPSLIIADEPTTALDVTVQAQVMDLLAELQRELDMGLILITHDLGVVADVADYIAVMYAGRIVESAPVHEIYKAPAHPYTKGLLQSIPRLDQKGRELYAIKGLPPNLLHIPPGCAFNPRCPMAQEICRGEVPPLFEVDQHRESACYFWKETLDAR from the coding sequence ATGTTGCTCGAAGTGCGCGATCTGCACGTGGAGTTCCACACCCGCGACGGGGTGGCCAAAGCCGTCAACGGCGTCAACTACTCGGTGGCCGAGGGTGAGACGCTCGCCGTCCTCGGCGAGTCCGGCTCCGGCAAGTCGGTCACCGCACAGGCGATCATGGGCATTCTCGACATGCCCCCGGGAAAGATCAGCGGCGGCGAGATCCTCTTCAAGGACCGCGATCTGCTGAAGATGAAGAAGGAGGAGCGCCGGAAGATCCGCGGCCAGGAGATGGCCATGATCTTCCAGGACGCGCTCTCCTCCCTCAACCCCGTGCTCAGCGTGGGGGAGCAGCTCGGCGAGATGTTCGTCGTCCACCGCGGGATGTCCCACAGGGACGCCAAGCTCAAGGCCGTCGAGCTGATGGACCGGGTCCGCATCCCGGCCGCCAAGGAACGCGTCGGGAACTACCCGCACCAGTTCTCCGGCGGCATGCGCCAGCGCATCATGATCGCCATGGCGATGGCGCTGGAACCTTCGCTGATCATCGCGGACGAACCCACCACCGCCCTCGATGTGACCGTACAGGCCCAGGTGATGGACCTGCTCGCCGAGCTCCAGCGCGAGCTCGACATGGGACTCATCCTGATCACCCACGACCTGGGCGTGGTCGCGGACGTCGCCGACTACATCGCCGTGATGTACGCGGGCCGGATCGTCGAGTCGGCCCCCGTCCACGAGATCTACAAGGCCCCCGCCCACCCGTACACCAAGGGCCTCCTCCAGTCGATCCCGCGCCTGGACCAGAAGGGCCGGGAGCTGTACGCGATCAAGGGCCTGCCGCCCAACCTGCTGCACATCCCGCCCGGCTGCGCCTTCAACCCGCGCTGCCCGATGGCTCAGGAGATCTGCCGAGGTGAGGTACCGCCTCTCTTCGAGGTGGACCAGCACCGTGAGAGCGCCTGCTACTTCTGGAAGGAGACGCTCGATGCACGCTGA
- a CDS encoding ABC transporter permease yields MGRYVIRRLLQMIPVFFGTTLLIFLMVNVMGDPIAGLCGERQCDPATAAQLRSEFGLDKPVWQQYLTYMGNVFTGDFGTAFNGQKVTDLMATAFPITIRLTIVALLFEIVIGISLGVVTGLRRGRPIDTTVLILTLVVISIPTFVTGLLLQLLLGVKWGIIHPSVSSQAPLNELIIPGLVVASVSLAYVTRLTRTSIAENARADYVRTAVAKGLPRRRVIIRHLLRNSLIPVVTFIGTDVGALMGGAIVTERIFNIHGVGYQLYQGILRQNSQTVVGFVTILVLVFLAANLIVDLLYAVLDPRIRYA; encoded by the coding sequence ATGGGACGTTATGTGATCCGGCGGCTGCTGCAGATGATCCCGGTCTTCTTCGGCACCACGCTGTTGATCTTCCTCATGGTGAACGTGATGGGCGACCCCATCGCGGGCCTCTGCGGCGAACGCCAGTGCGATCCGGCGACCGCAGCCCAACTCCGCTCGGAATTCGGCCTCGACAAGCCCGTCTGGCAGCAATACCTGACCTACATGGGCAACGTCTTCACCGGCGACTTCGGTACCGCGTTCAACGGGCAGAAGGTCACCGATCTGATGGCGACCGCCTTCCCCATCACCATCCGGCTCACCATCGTTGCGCTCTTGTTCGAGATCGTCATCGGCATCAGCCTCGGCGTCGTCACCGGTCTGCGCCGCGGCCGCCCCATCGACACCACCGTGCTGATCCTGACCCTGGTCGTCATCTCCATCCCGACCTTCGTCACCGGTCTGCTGCTCCAGCTCCTCCTCGGCGTGAAGTGGGGGATCATCCATCCGTCCGTCTCCTCACAGGCGCCGCTCAACGAACTCATCATCCCGGGACTCGTCGTCGCCTCCGTCTCCCTGGCGTACGTCACCCGGCTCACCAGGACCTCGATCGCCGAGAACGCCCGCGCCGACTATGTCCGTACCGCCGTCGCCAAGGGCCTGCCCAGGCGCCGGGTGATCATCCGGCATCTGCTGCGCAACTCCCTGATCCCCGTCGTCACCTTCATCGGTACGGACGTGGGCGCCCTGATGGGCGGGGCGATCGTCACGGAGCGGATCTTCAACATCCACGGCGTCGGCTATCAGCTCTACCAGGGCATCCTGCGTCAGAACTCCCAGACCGTCGTCGGGTTCGTCACCATTCTGGTCCTCGTCTTCCTGGCGGCGAACCTGATCGTCGACCTGCTGTACGCCGTACTCGACCCGAGGATCCGCTATGCCTGA